One stretch of Prunus persica cultivar Lovell chromosome G1, Prunus_persica_NCBIv2, whole genome shotgun sequence DNA includes these proteins:
- the LOC18788635 gene encoding sugar transporter ERD6-like 16 — protein MMGKESDHKKRMGKEGKDVERGETSSNQEELEQPFIRRRKVVAHEDDGSGKELQNESIGMVLLSTGVAVCGSFQFGICVGYSAPTQSAIRKDLNLSLAEYSTFGSILSIGAVLGAITSGKIADFLGRKGAMRVSSVICIIAWLAIYFSQGALSLDTGRFLTGYGIAAFSYVVPVFIAEIAPKNLRGGLATLNQLFIVTGGSFAFIVGTIINWRALALIATVPCLILLLGVCLVPESPRWLAKVGRDKEFEVALQTLRGNNADISDEMTEIQEFIATVNSLPKASILDLFQSRNIRAVIIGVGLMVFQQFAGINGVQFYASETFKSAGVSSKIGTIAYACLQVPITLVGALLMDKTGRRVLVMVSAAGMFVGCMLAGTSFSLKGQGLLLDWVPIIAVSGVLIYVAFFSIGMGAGPWVIMSEIFPIDIKGVGGSLVVLVNWSGAWIVSYTYNFLMRWSSPGTYFLYSAVCLLTILFVAKVVPETKGKTLEEIQASLNPDRRQSI, from the exons ATGATGGGGAAGGAGTCTGACCATAAAAAGAGAATGGGAAAGGAG GGCAAAGATGTTGAACGTGGAGAAACTAGTAGTAACCAAGAGGAGTTGGAACAGCCTTTCATTAGGCGGCGGAAAGTTGTTGCTCATGAAGATGATGGCAGTGGGAAAGAACTTCAAAATGAATCCATTGGGATGGTTTTGCTTAGCACAGGTGTTGCTGTTTGTGGCTCTTTCCAATTCGGAATATGT GTTGGATATTCAGCACCAACTCAATCTGCTATCAGGAAAGATCTTAATCTCTCTCTAGCTGAG TACTCAACGTTTGGCTCTATACTATCAATTGGTGCAGTGCTGGGTGCTATAACAAGTGGTAAGATTGCAGATTTTCTCGGCCGAAAAGGG GCGATGAGAGTGTCCTCTGTGATTTGCATTATAGCATGGCTAGCCATCTATTTCTCTCAG GGAGCTCTGTCACTTGACACAGGAAGGTTTCTCACAGGATATGGAATTGCAGCTTTCTCTTAtgtg GTCCCCGTATTTATAGCAGAAATAGCGCCTAAGAATCTCCGCGGAGGGCTTGCAACATTAAATCAG CTTTTCATTGTTACTGGAGGATCATTTGCATTCATAGTAGGAACAATTATAAACTGGAGAGCACTAGCTCTAATAG CAACTGTACCTTGCCTTATCTTGCTTTTGGGTGTATGCCTTGTACCTGAGTCTCCTAGATGGCTG GCGAAGGTTGGCCGTGACAAAGAATTTGAAGTTGCACTACAGACACTCCGTGGAAATAATGCTGATATATCCGATGAAATGACCGAAATTCAA GAATTTATTGCTACTGTAAATAGTCTTCCAAAAGCCTCAATCTTGGATTTGTTTCAAAGCAGAAACATCCGTGCTGTGATT ATTGGGGTTGGACTAATGGTATTTCAACAATTTGCGGGTATTAATGGAGTACAATTCTATGCAAGCGAAACATTCAAATCAGCTG GAGTTTCAAGCAAAATTGGAACCATAGCTTATGCGTGTCTTCAG GTCCCAATAACTCTAGTAGGAGCATTGCTTATGGATAAGACAGGAAGGAGAGTTCTTGTAATG GTTTCAGCAGCTGGGATGTTCGTAGGCTGTATGCTGGCAGGAACTTCCTTCTCTCTCAAG GGACAAGGTTTGCTGCTGGATTGGGTACCGATTATAGCCGTGTCTGGTGTCCTG ATTTACGTTGCATTTTTCTCCATCGGGATGGGAGCAGGCCCTTGGGTGATAATGTCTGAG ATTTTCCCAATTGATATTAAGGGAGTTGGTGGGAGCTTGGTGGTGCTTGTGAACTGGTCAGGTGCTTGGATAGTTTCCTATACATACAACTTTCTGATGAGATGGAGTTCCCCAG GAACTTACTTCCTATACTCTGCAGTCTGTTTGTTGACCATTCTATTTGTGGCCAAGGTAGTCCCAGAAACCAAAGGGAAAACACTAGAAGAAATTCAGGCAAGCCTCAATCCAGACAGAAGACAAAGTATATGA